TGCCCTGATAAGATGATCTGGATGCCTAATCAAAATGGTAACTTCACGATTAAGTCTGCCTGGCATGTCACTAGGCAGAGTAATATTTTCAATCCAGTTTATGACTATATTTGGCATGACCTAATTCCAATCAAGATTTCCATCTTCCTGTGGAAAGTCTTAAATAATAAGCTGCCTGTGGAtgaaaatattaagaaaaaagGTATTAGTCTTGTTTCTAAATGTGATTGCTGTACTAATTTTCCTCATGTTGAAATTGTGGAACATGTTCTAGTGGAAGGGTCCATTGCTTGTCAAGTATGGTCCttcttctgtaatttttttggtCTCAATTTTAGTAGCAATGCTCTTTTATTGAGACTTACAACTTGGTGgcaacacaaaaacatgacgTCAGTCATTGGGGCTTTGGCCTGCATGATTCCTGCTtttatttgttggaatttgtGGTATGCTCGCAATAAATGCAGGTTTGAACAAACTCAGCTTACTGGTGGGCACAATATTGATCAAATCAGAGTGCAATTCCAGTGTAAAGCCAAGACTTCGAATATAGAACTCagagatttaaatgttagttAGCTCTTCTATATTCCTATGAGAGCCAGCAGCAAAGGTAAGGTTTCTATTCTTTACTGGAACCCTCCTCCTCACAATGTTACTATAATTAATTGTGATGGTAGTGCCTTGAATAATCCTGGAGATTCAGGGGGTGGAGGTGTTATTAGACGTAGCTTTGGCATTTTTGTGGCtgctttctctaatttttatggctctaattcCATTACCTTTGCTAAGATGATGGCTATTCatgagggtataaatcttgttGCTTCCTTAGGGCTCTCAAACCtgcttgttgaatctgattcattaattgttattaacATTCTTTCTGAGAGCATGAGTTGCCCTTGGAATCTGATCTACTTGAAGAGACCTATAGCCAAAAATTCTACGTCACTGGACATTAGCTTCAAACATGCATACAGGGAGCTCAATGGTGCTGCAGATTCCTAGCTTCCAAAGCTTCCAACAGTAAAGTTTCTGTAGCCTATGACAGGTTTTGTAATCTCCCTCCTACTGTTAAAGGTTTGCTCCAGATGGATAGGTTGGGGATCCCAGCTTTTCGTATTAGAAAATAGGCTTCTTGTGGGTTTTATGCTTGTTGTTGTTTGGTTGGTTAtgcttttgttgtgttttttcttcttgttgtcgAGGTCAGGTTCATGCCCCCCTCGTTTCTTGTAAGCCATCGAAGAGagtctttttctcttccttgattAATAAAATCCCAGGCTAAGCCCttgtctgaaaaaaaaaaaaacatggactCTTATTCCTCCCGAACCTACTCATCGTCCTATAGGTTCCAAATAGATCTTTCGAATCAAACGCAACTCAGATGGCACCATCCAAAGCTACAAAGCCTGTCTTGTTGCTCAGGGCTACCTCCAACGTCCAGGCATCGATTATTTAGAGACCTTTAGCCCAGTGGTTAAACCTACCCCCATCCATCTCATCCTCTCCATTGCCACCATGCATCATTGGCCGCTTAAACAATTAGATATTAACGACGTGTTCCTCAATCGATCCCTCACTGAAACAGTAGTAATGAAGCAACCTCTAGGCTTCATTGACAAAAGATAATCCTAAGCACCTCTGCCTTCTTCGCAAGTCTATTTACGGCCTTTACAGGCACCTCGCGCTTGGTTTACTGCCTTACGGAATGCCTTGCATCAACTTGGTTTTACTACATCCCGTGCAGATTGCCCTTTATTTATCTATAAATATTCTTCCGCTGTCATTTATTTGCTGGTTTACGTGGATGATATTATTTTAACAGGTTCCCATGTTTCTCTTCTTTACAGGATCGTCCTTGCTCTTGCCAGAAAATTTTCTCTCAAGGACTTGGGTGATGAACACAAGTTTTGATTGGTTGGGAGATGAACACAAATAATTTTGTCTTCTGATAATTGTGATGTTCCTATTGTCATGGAATTATGTTTTTTTCGAGGGTTTCTTTCTttgaatgaagaagaaaaagtaaatTCTACTCTTAAACCCAGACTCGGATTCTACAGGAACATCACACTACGTTCATTAATTCAATGAGGGAAGGTGTGACAAAGATATAAAAGAATTTtgaatcaaaatacaaaaaagaatgCAAGTAGGTCTAGTTGACGGCGCCGCAAATTCTCCTTATTTGACCAGCAAAACCAGGGAGAACACCAATATCTCCCATCTTGATCATGGCAGATGCAAAATCAGACTTGAAAGTGTTGGCGTTCTTGCTATAATCATTGACAATGCTGTCCGTGGATCCGCCACTAAAGAGAACTTGATCAGAATGAAGAAGTCCCTTCCGTTGTTGTAGATTCTTGAAGTAATTGTTGTCAAAATAATTGGGCGTTACCAAATCCATCGGTGCCAAATTACCATTGCCACCACTAGCTGGACAGCCACGCTTGCGAGTGCTCGCAAATCCGACATCAATGTCGCTTGCGTTGTTGCTGTATATCCTATCGCGAAATGTGAAGCATTGAGCTTGTCCTATTGTGTGGGAACCTGACAACGCAACCATGTCCCTTGCATTAAGGCCTTTGTTTCTGAAGGATGTTATAAGTATTGATTGACAATACACTACCAAATGATATCAGAAGAACAACAGATGCTCTCAATTTAAGACCTCACAAGCTGGGTTTTCATTAGGGAACTCCAAAAggtttttcattcatttcacTTATCAAAGACACAGACTACAACCTTAAAAACAATTCCAATGTCAACACAAAAAGACCAGAATACCCCATAACTAAAAAGACCACATATGAgagataataaaacaaaataaacaatgaGACAGACGAGCACAATTCAACCAACAAACTCCCTCTTGAATTGAGCTCTGGGCATCACACCAAGCAGACTCCTCAGCATACAAAATTTATCTCTTGGAAGTGCCTTTGTCATGATATCAGCAACTTGAACTTCAGACCTGCAAAACTCCAATGACACCACCTTCTTAGCAATGACATCTTTTATGTACTGGTATTTGATAGCAATGTGTTTGGTGCGGTTGTGATCCACAGAATTTTTAGcaattgcaattgcaattgCGAACTTGCTGTCACTCTGAATAACAGTTGCCTCCTCTTGATTAACTCCAATGTCACTTAGAATTCTCCTCAGCCAGACAGCATGAGAGGCTGCCTTAGCAGCAGAAATATACTCTGCCTCAGCAGAGGATAGAGCCACACAATTCTGTTTCTTAGAGTTCCAGCTGCAACAACCAGAACCAACACTGAACATGTAACCACTAGTGCTTCTCATGTCATCAGCAGAACCAGCCTAGTCACTGTCACAGAAGCCAGTGAGTTTCACTTCCCTGCCAGCTTTATAAAAAATCTCATAATCAATAGTTCCCTGTAGATATCTCAACACTCTTTTGGCTTATCCAAAATGAGTAACACTAGGCTCTTGCATAAATCTTGAGAGTAAGCCAGCTGCAAACATAAGGTCAAGTCTGGTAGCTGTCAAATATAACAAACTCCCAACCAATTTTCTATAAATATTTGCATCACACCTTCGGGATCCATCATCCTTTACAAGGTTTTCATTAACTATAAGAGGAACTGTCACTGCATTGCACCCATACATATTAAACCTTTCCAATATAGTTTTCACATAGTTGGAGTGGGATATAAAGATTCCCTTAGATGTCTGCTCCACTTCAATACCAAGAAAGTAGCTCATATAGCCAATATCAGTCATCTCATATTTCTTCATCAAATTCTTTTTGAACTCTTTTATCTGAACTTCATTGTTTCCAGAAAtgataatatcatcaacatagatagAAATAATCAAGACAAATTTACCTCCAATGAGATTGTAGAGAGTATCCTCACTTCTGCTATTTTGAAGACCCATTTTCTTGAAGAATTGATTTACTTCTGAGTACCAAGTTCTTGGGGACTGCTTGAGTCCATAGAGAGCCTTCCTCAATCTATAGACTTTGTCCTCCTCTCCCTTCACAATGAACCCATCTGGTTGAGCGACATAAACCTCCTCTTCCAGCAAGCCATTAAGAAATGTAGATTTGACGTCTAACTGATGTACTTTCCAATTACATTGAGCTGCAATAGAAATGATAACTCTGATAGTTTCAAGTCTAGCAGTAGGATCAAAGGTCTCGAAATAGTCTACACCAGGTTTTTGAGAGAAACCCTTAGCAACTAGACGAGCCTTGTGTTTTAGAATGCTTCCATCAGGATTGAGCTTGAGTTTAAATAGCCATTTGACACCAACAATGTCCCTGTTTAGGGGTCTATTCACCAAGAACCATGAATCATTTTTTTCAATCATACGtaactcctcttgcatagcTTTTAGCCAAACAGGATCTGACATAGCTTCGTCCACACTTTCAGGTTCAACAGTAGCAACATTACATGATTCATAAATGTCAGACATGCTTCTCATCTTTCTTGGGGAAGACTCATTCTCACTCCCTTCTTCATCAGCTTTTTTACTTAAATGGGTATTTgtagcttgagtttggaaatcAGAATTCCCTTCATTCACAGACTTATAATCATCAGCATCATCATTATAGTTATCAGCATCCACTTCTTGCTCAACCAACAGATCATAGTTGCGATCATAATTTTTGTCTTCAGAATCAACATTCAGCTGCAAGGTTTTAGTCTCATCAAACTCTACATCTCTACTAATGTAAAACTTCATGCTTCGGGATCAAGTATCCTATAGGCCTTGGAGTTGGAGCTGTAACCAACAAATATGCATTTCTTACTCTTTGCATCTTGCTTAGACCTCTTCTCAGAAGGTATGTGAACATAGCATAAGGATCCAAAGACCCTGAGATATCCAACAAAGACTTTTACTCCACTCCAAGCCTCTTTAGGTGTCAAATCTATCAGAGCTTTTTGTGGGGCTAATATTCAGAACATGCACAACAGTGTGAACAGTTTTAGCCCATAGAATAAGAGGAAGCTCCTTTTCAAACAACATAGCCCTTGCCATCTCAACTATAGTCCTGTTCTTCCTCTCACAAACGCCATTTTGTTGGGGACTATATGCAGTAGTTAGATATCTCTTGATCCCTTCATGCTTATAGAAATTGTTAAATTCAGTGGAGTTGAATTCCCCTCCCCTGTCACTTCTAATACTCTTTATCTGTCTACCACTTTCCTTTTCAACTGCAGCTTTGAATTCTTTGAAAAACACAAATGCTTCAaacttttcttttagaaaataaatccaGACCATTCtagtaaagtcatcaatgaaTGTAAGAAAATACTTACACTTATTGAAAGACTCAACTTTCTTGGGGCCACAGATATCTGTGTGCACAAGTTGAAGAGGTTCAGATGCTCTCCATGATGATGCTTGAGGAAATGATTTCCTATGTTGCTTATCAAGCATACACCCTTCACACTTTTCAGTCATAGAAGAAAGCTTAGGTAAACCAATAACCCGATGCTTTTCTTGTAAAGACATTAAACCAGTAGAGTGAAGATGACAAAAACGCTGGTGCCACAAGTCTGAAACagtttctttcttctctattgCTTGAAAAACATATTCCTCTTGACATGGCAGATCAACTAAAAACTTCCTCTGGTTCTTCATTTTCACCACCATTAACACTTTCTCATGATTTTCTCTATCAAAAACAGTACACTTATCATCTACAAAATCCAGTCTGTATCCATGTTCCATCATTTGTCCCACACTTAGTAAATTTTGACTAAGTGCAGGAACAAATAGAACATTGCTTAGTAAATTGAACAAATAGAACTTACCTTTGAACCAGCAGTCATCAGGAACATGACCAAACCTCTTACAAATATCACAGATGATCCTTTTATCAGATGCATTTGAGTTTCCTTCACGCTAAACTTTTGTATCTCCTTTCCAGTTTACTTGCTTGCCTTTTCTAGCATCCTCCCTCATGGAAACTTTTGCCTGAAAGGCAGACTCCAATGACTGATTTGAATCCCCTTTTTTCTGCTGTTTGTTCTCATGAGACTCAAGTGCATTCACTAATTCTTCTGGTTTCAATATAGAGAGATCTTTTGATTCAAAGACAGCAACCACAATGTCATACCTCTTCGAAAGACTTATCAGCATCTTTTGCACTTTTGATCATTTATATCCTCCCCCAAAATCCTCATCTGATTCACCAGATCAATGAGACGAGAATAGAAGTCCCTAATACactcactttctttcttttgcacATTTTCAAGCTCCCTTCTGAGATTTTGTAACTTTATAACAGAGGTTTTTTCATCACTTCCAAATTCATTTGCAATAATTTCCCATGCATCTTTTGTATATTCACATCTTATTATTCGAGGAAAGATTTCAGGACTCACcccattttgaagccttgttAGAGCTTTGGCATTAACCATTCTATCGCTTTCTAATTTTTTCTTCTCGGCAAACTCAAAACTGCTTTCATTTTCAGGTTCCTGGTAGCCGGTAACCACCATGCTCCACAGCCCTTCTGACATCAGGTATGTGCGCATCTTGACCTTCCAAGTATTATAACCAAGACCCTGGAAGACCGGCATGAGAGTGGAAGCTTTCTCAGACGAGTTCGCCATGACTGAAATCTTCAATCCAAGGAACACAACTTGCTCCAATACCACTATTGattgaaaatacactaccaaatgATATCAGAAGAACAACATATGCTCTCAGTTTAAGACCTCACAAGCAGGGTTTTCATTAGGGAACTCCAAAAGGTTTTTCGTTCGTTTTACTTCTCAAAGACACAGACTACAGCCTTAAAAACAATTCCAATGTCAACATAAAAAGACCAGAATACCCCAAAACTAAAAAGGCCAAACAAGACagataataaaacaaaagaaacaatgaGACAGATGAGCACAATTCAACCAACAATAAGTTGTTCAAGGCCGTCTGTAAAAGCAGGAAGGTCTCCACCTTCCACCAAAGTTCTGCTTGCAGTGGTTGAGTCTCTTCTTCCAAGTTTCACTATCCAAGATGGACCACCTACATATTCGGATGCATCTCTGGCGGCCACTATAATGATATCTGCACAAGATACAATGCCAGGACATGCTTTCTCTACTTCGGCTTTGGCATTGTCTATGACTCCATAGCCTCTAACAGAACCATTATTAGGACTGGTAGTCTTCTCACTTTGGATTGAGGAGGTCTCATATAGTAAGATGGATGCATCGCATCCAACAGCGAAGCAATCATGGAAATGGAGGCGAATGAGAGATGCCGCCATTCGACGTTCTTTAGCGATAGCGGATCTAATTGAGGTACGTATGGTAGTGAGTGCATTAGGGCATGTACTCTCATAAATGGTTGAAGAAAGCTGGGATTGGCATGTTTGCTCATGATAAAGAGCATCAACATTGAAGCACCAATATTGGTAGAATGTTGAACAGCTGAAGTAGTCATATTGAAGAAGGAGGAatagttgagacttgagagaggaAATTATATTAGGAATTGGTGGAGAATGCATGCAAGTTTGCAATAATTTATCGGGGTTGAGAAAGGCTATGCCGGGTGTGTGTGTGATACACTTTAATGTTGTCTGCCAGCATTATATGACTCCCTCTATTTTTATAAACAAACGTGTGCAATAagattattccattgattaaatcaatgaagtAAACCTGTTGGGctctgatgtaataattctcgcaagtgcacaagagtctacgaatagtagagtgtatgcaagtacgaggtcgatcccacggagactacttaatctaattaatgtacctaacttgatgaatgattaagatttggggaaaaagggagaatgattgatgtaaataaaatataataaaaacaaagaaataaaattcagattttgtatccaataagagaagaacactagggaaatgatttcacctagtaatcgtatcacaagcattcaattaacaaacacacaattatggttccgattcaagggttgattctttcttaaatatgttggttcgttcgttcgcggtgccaacaaatattattaacaatggattaatcctgttcggttcgcagtttttaacccaaggctaacaactcattacgatctaaagaactataacaaccaatcaatcccctaaaccttgttcatggcagtcgacaattgatttccttaatttcagttccactaaaacacgtgaattcggttcgttccttaatcctagctagatgaatctaattgagcattcaattggtggccagtcaatcaaacaaacaatagattataagcatagaaattaaagacaagaatcatgaaccaacattatgcattcaattaattgaagtacttgcaataaccATACTAgactacatcaagccctagcaaagaagtttagctactcatgttataagaacacaaggaaactaaatatgagaacatcatgaaccaagaacaaaaacaaagagaaaactagagacaagaacaagaacaaaaacaaaagctagagaatgtggcacTCCAATTCGTGTCCTCTATTGTACTGCCGTGACCTCCTATTTATACACTAAAAACCTTCCTTCAAACTGCATTCCTGATTTTAGTTGGATTTCCTTCAATTGCCCTTCCTTAATACAACCGAATCTCTCCATTCTTTGACTTTGTTTTGCTTGATTTGCTTCCCTTGTATTTTATCCAATCAAAAGCCAAGAGCAAGGCCATCTTTTACCATCACGTGCAACGCCTTTCATTGACTCCAGCCGGGCTCCACTTCTTTTCATTATTGAACTTGAATCCATCCCAAAATAAGTAagcttaagagtgtgtttggattgagggatttggggggaagggaagagaagggaggggagggggagagaagggaagggaggggaagggggattatttttccctctcccatgtttggatagacaaaaaaaagaaggaaggaaaatttgtttaatttactaatttatccttatttttatgttaaaatattatgtacaagggtaaaatagatatttaacttacaaatgatttaattagtaatcccttccctccaaatgactccattttggagagaaagaattttaacaaaaatttaatgaaatcttccttccaaatcccctcaaatccctccccttaatttttaataaactatccaaacaagggaattggaaggaaactctatttcccttcctttcccttccctccaaatccctcaatccaaacacactctaaatcatGACTTTTctcataaatattctgaaaatcaaaataatgagaagttatgtagaatccatgcttagttcaattaaaagagacaaaaacaagtgtaaagtaaggtttaaaaatatataaaatatagtacgatcaGGCTCCTATGAACTATCAAATTAAtaggctacatgtcattttcgtattTCTAGAGAAAAATATGTACGATCCATTGGGAACGAATTATCAATGGAgcgtatatattttttagttccCTTTTTACTCAACACATTGTctatttttctcaaaatacGTTGTGTACTGTAAAACCACGGGTCCCATAGCTAAACACATGGTATTACATTACTTGTAATTTGCAACCTATTGCATTACGTGTACTGCAACCAACTGGTTGTTGACTCATTCTTATGATCGAAGCTCTAAAAAGAGACAGCTTGGCTGGAATGATACATCGTACAACACCCCCTCAACTCAGCTGGTACTCAAGCAGTAGGACACACGCGGACCTTTTGAAGAAAGGCCCTCAGTTATCCATAGAGGACCCAAGAAACATGATGCTCGGCACCTTATTGttacttagtttttttttaaaaaaaaactaaataaaaaagTCGTGGAGACAATAAAAGAAACGTAAAGGCAAAGAGAAGCCGAGCCTATTGCCCTCCTCTAACCTCTTCTGAGATGAAGGCAGGAAAAAGTTACACATTTATACGGCCGAACTGATCACCCATGCAAAGGTGTAGGGGGCTTATAATAATACCAAAAATCACTTTGCAATGATATCTCGacattgacggatcgagtttaacacaagagggggggtgaatcgtgtccccaaattccaattggaatccctttttcaatttaaacaaattaatggcaattaacaagtagcacacaaatttggactctaatgattttcctaatcaatattcaatccaatgcaagatgtgatacaatatagtgaatgaccaaatatcaaataatcaagaattgcacaaaacagattttcaagcaacacattgcacacagatttttcaactcagattttacctatcaaatgatgtcgaaatgcaacgaaattttatatgcaatgtcacaacaccttaataaacactatatcaaaatttcagatcaaaattcaaagtttaaggcagtctgctaatctcggacagattagggttttgaaaatcctgcagtttgaaacaagtagtaaatataaacaagtaaacaaagaaatcaacacagcgatttatagtagttcggagacccttctcctacgtctactacctagattcaccaacctaggattttcttggtagcacatgtcttgagtgaaaatgtcaaacaagaatatatcactaatgatagagaggacaaggtttgtcccacatgtttgaaaagagttgtatctccatgaagaccacaaccaatagcctcaatgttttgattcattcaacttgattaagtgccttagtggaaagttggcaaatataggatttttcatagtttcctagagcttcaagctcattcttagaaacaggacttcgaccactcttgaacatactgaattctgagccatatgagaccacaatgatgattaacctacaaggaaataggaggtataactccccaattgcatgtaagctcaaagagcttcatatagagcgcataggttaattacattagaaaaacaacccataaaattcatattactgcatgataaatcattttatatgtattagaatgtccatgtaaaatttcataacaatcggaaatcgtttggtcactcaaccaagcaattagatcactaatagtgaaaccgataaattctaagtgtaaattcaaagtcattttgcaaactcagtgtaaatgacattttctcttgaactttacaaaacaaaatatgttcatagtgatgaaactaagatgcacacgaaattttatttaaatcggagttcatttggttcaccacgttcacaaagaacacatatgcacaaaattaggtaaaacctagttttgacggaatttaagcatatgaccaaatatatatgtgatgcacttaatttctcatgattatagtcctagaacatatattaaaccttcatgtgcatgtggttcaagtttcaagtcatttggacctaagttggttaagatatgataattggaaaattgatgctctaacttagtccatgtatgtttgttttcaaaacttaatttccagcactatctcaaaaatatatagtcatttaaattcaattcatataaatcaaatattgctttaatgtttcattatcatttataaatgatttaatatcatcaaaattagacatataggaccataggtccaacagacATGTGACACCAAAGTAAGACATGTGGAACCACGTCATCGAGGTGACGAGCCGCAGTTAAGATGCCGAGGTAACAAACATGCTGAGATACCGAGGCGCCTAACAAGTTAAGATGCCAATGTGTCCATAAAGCTAAGATGCCGAGGTGCCAAATACCATATCGCCGAGGTGGCCAACATCTTCTCATCCGAGATTTTGAGTAAGACTGTCGAGGAGCCAAGATGTGTAGAGGTGCCCGAAGTGTTGCCAGATTATATAATCGAAGTAATGCAACTGAGAGAACAACATCTCGACTTGACCGAGATGCCACCTCAGCACAAACAAGTAAAGTCATCCCAGAAACTCCTGGTGACCGAATGCCAAGGGGAACAGAGAGTGTTGAAGGAGACCGACTCCAATTAGAAAATGAATCAGGATGGGATTCGCCGTCTATAAAATCTGCTTAAAAATTAAGAAGGAAGAGATCTTCTCCTACGAATATTAGAATTCTCAAACTGATAAAAAGGGGACCTCCAACTCTAGGTAAACGGGCTCAAACTGAAAAAATCTCTCTTGAACTTATggacaaaaaggaaagaagactTGACAAGCAATGAGAAATGTTAAATACATGTAATCACTCTTGAGCAAGTTGCCCAATACATTACAAATGACTTGTTTATATACAGAGGTACCAACGGGCAAAACAAGTAAATAAGGAAATAATAAGTTTTGTTTTGAAAGCCTATATCTCTCATATCTTCTTTCTTTAACGTTTCCTCTTTGTGAGCCTTGCTTTAGTGAACCCTTTGCTATTGCCTTCCATACAATGAGGTAGGTGTCAAACGATCCAAGGGAGATTTTCTCCTTGACTGACTCTGATTCTTCAATGGTAATAGATGATAAGTTTGCTTGATTGTTGGGTTGATGTTTGTGGCTATTGTCAATGACCAACAGTCCAAGAGTTAAACTTGATTGTGCATGatttcctccttgatttgtgtGGCTATCTAAGGTGACAAGCGATATATGGGAATTTGCATGATCTCCTCCATGAGTTGCGTGAGTGGTAGGATTGGTAGGGCTATTATCATTAACACCCTTCCTCAAGTGGGAGAGTGGAATGCAATGAACTCCCAACTTGATTTTAAAGTGGTGAAACAGATGTTTGGGGAGTGCTTTAGTGAGAATGTCGGCTGTTTGGCGAGTAGAGGGGATATGACAGGTAACAAGAGCTCCTACAGCCACATTTTCACGAACAAAGTGGAAGTCAATTTCGATGTGTTTGGTACGAGCATGGAACACAGGATTAATGGTCATATGTAGAGCTCCAGGATTGTCACTGAACAACTGAGGTGGACGAGGTAAAAATAATCCAATATCACAAAGTAGATATGTGAGCCAAGTTATTTCAACGGCAATGGAGGCAAGTGCTtgatattcagcttcggtgctTGAACGAGCTACAGTGGATTGTTTCTAAGAGGACCAGGAGATACAATTTGCACCAAGGAAGATACAATAACCAAAAGTGTTGCGTCGAGTAAGATGACAACCCgcccaatctgcatcacaaAATGCAT
The window above is part of the Tripterygium wilfordii isolate XIE 37 chromosome 3, ASM1340144v1, whole genome shotgun sequence genome. Proteins encoded here:
- the LOC119995529 gene encoding lignin-forming anionic peroxidase-like, which codes for MERFAFVFVLVLSQLFLLLQYDYFSCSTFYQYWCFNVDALYHEQTCQSQLSSTIYESTCPNALTTIRTSIRSAIAKERRMAASLIRLHFHDCFAVGCDASILLYETSSIQSEKTTSPNNGSVRGYGVIDNAKAEVEKACPGIVSCADIIIVAARDASEYVGGPSWIVKLGRRDSTTASRTLVEGGDLPAFTDGLEQLIGLLFSNKGLNARDMVALSGSHTIGQAQCFTFRDRIYSNNASDIDVGFASTRKRGCPASGGNGNLAPMDLVTPNYFDNNYFKNLQQRKGLLHSDQVLFSGGSTDSIVNDYSKNANTFKSDFASAMIKMGDIGVLPGFAGQIRRICGAVN